The Candidatus Methylomirabilota bacterium genome has a segment encoding these proteins:
- a CDS encoding acyl-CoA dehydrogenase family protein: MDFTLTPEQESFRDEVRAWLGRNVHQDCVARLQRGSDIPRPEAYDLLRQWQRKMYEAGFVGLTWPKEAGGRGLTFMEEMILQQEMALAKAPPMLNILAIGMAGPTIIAYGTDEQKKRYPPKMLSCEEIWCQGYSEPNAGSDLASLQTRAEKDGDQHYVINGQKVWTSLAHIADWMMLLARTDPSAPKHKGITYFLLDMKTPGVTVKPLKQLTGDAEFNEVYFDNVRIHESQILGGLNNGWAVGLTTLMYERLALGFGLQVRLRIALDSLLDLARATKKNGIPVTQDPVMRQKLAQMWIDTEVFKYTGARAITKLLRGELPGPEASAGKMMWVEGHQRLQELAMEIEGPFSQLSHGSEWAVADGLWQHSFLRSRANSIEGGTTEIQRNIIGERVLGLPKG, translated from the coding sequence ATGGACTTCACGCTGACCCCAGAGCAGGAATCCTTCCGCGACGAGGTGCGCGCCTGGCTCGGTCGGAACGTCCATCAGGACTGCGTCGCGCGCCTGCAGCGCGGCTCGGACATCCCGCGCCCCGAGGCCTACGACCTGCTGCGGCAGTGGCAGCGCAAGATGTACGAGGCCGGGTTCGTCGGGCTCACGTGGCCGAAGGAGGCGGGCGGCCGCGGCCTCACCTTCATGGAGGAGATGATCCTCCAGCAGGAGATGGCGCTGGCCAAGGCGCCGCCGATGCTCAACATCCTGGCCATCGGCATGGCCGGGCCCACCATCATCGCCTACGGCACCGACGAGCAGAAGAAGCGCTATCCGCCCAAGATGCTCTCGTGCGAGGAGATCTGGTGCCAGGGCTACTCCGAGCCCAACGCGGGCTCGGACCTGGCGTCGCTGCAGACCCGGGCGGAGAAGGACGGCGATCAGCACTATGTGATTAACGGCCAGAAGGTCTGGACCTCGCTCGCCCACATCGCGGACTGGATGATGCTGCTGGCCCGCACCGATCCGAGCGCGCCGAAGCACAAGGGCATCACCTATTTCCTCCTCGACATGAAGACGCCCGGCGTCACCGTGAAGCCGCTCAAGCAATTGACGGGTGACGCCGAGTTCAACGAGGTGTACTTCGACAACGTGCGGATCCACGAGTCGCAGATCCTCGGCGGGCTGAACAACGGCTGGGCGGTCGGGCTCACCACTCTGATGTACGAGCGGCTCGCCCTGGGCTTCGGCCTGCAGGTGCGGCTGCGCATCGCGCTGGACAGCCTGCTGGACCTCGCGCGCGCGACCAAGAAGAACGGAATCCCGGTGACCCAGGACCCGGTGATGCGGCAGAAGCTGGCCCAGATGTGGATCGACACCGAGGTCTTCAAGTACACCGGCGCGCGCGCCATCACCAAGCTGCTGCGCGGCGAGCTGCCGGGGCCCGAGGCGTCCGCGGGCAAGATGATGTGGGTCGAGGGCCACCAGCGCCTGCAGGAGCTGGCCATGGAGATCGAGGGGCCGTTCAGTCAGCTCAGCCACGGCAGCGAGTGGGCGGTGGCGGACGGGCTCTGGCAGCACAGCTTCCTGCGCTCGCGGGCCAACTCGATCGAGGGCGGCACCACCGAGATCCAGCGCAACATCATCGGCGAGCGCGTGCTCGGCCTCCCGAAAGGCTAA
- a CDS encoding acyl-CoA dehydrogenase, whose amino-acid sequence MNFGFNDEQELLRNTARKFFENECGSDTVRRLMETPEGISPELWKKIAEQGWLGLIYPESCDGMGLGLVDLVVLMEEMGRAVVPGPYFSSVLLGGLAILEAGHEAQKKEWLPRIAAGDKRVALAWMEPSAQLGPAGIALTAVEKGGRYTLSGTKLFVHDAHTADALVVAARTRPGAGADGVSLFLLPKATKGLEVALLPTMDQTRKLCEVTCSEVTVGADALLGAAGSGWAPLGRVLDRATVALCAEMCGGAQKVLDMTVEYAKIRQAFGRPIGSYQGVKHRAADMLVDVENSKSITYYAAWALDENSPEAPLAVSMAKAYVSDAFRRVAAAGIQLHGGIGFTWEHDLHLYFKRAKGSEFTFGDATHHRERVAQLVNL is encoded by the coding sequence ATGAACTTCGGCTTCAACGACGAGCAGGAGCTGCTGCGCAACACCGCCCGCAAGTTCTTCGAGAACGAGTGCGGCTCGGACACGGTGCGACGCCTGATGGAGACCCCCGAGGGCATCAGCCCCGAGCTGTGGAAGAAGATCGCCGAGCAGGGCTGGCTCGGCCTGATCTATCCCGAGTCCTGCGACGGCATGGGCCTCGGGCTGGTGGATCTCGTCGTGCTCATGGAGGAGATGGGCCGCGCGGTGGTGCCGGGACCGTACTTCTCCTCGGTGCTCCTGGGCGGCCTCGCCATCCTGGAGGCGGGCCACGAAGCGCAGAAGAAGGAATGGCTGCCGCGGATCGCGGCCGGCGACAAGCGCGTCGCCCTGGCCTGGATGGAGCCGAGCGCGCAGCTGGGGCCCGCGGGCATCGCGCTCACCGCGGTCGAGAAGGGCGGGCGCTACACGCTGTCCGGCACCAAGCTCTTCGTGCACGACGCCCACACCGCCGACGCGCTGGTGGTCGCGGCGCGGACGCGACCCGGCGCGGGCGCCGACGGCGTCTCGCTCTTCCTGCTCCCCAAGGCGACGAAGGGCCTCGAGGTCGCGCTGCTGCCCACCATGGATCAGACCCGCAAGCTGTGCGAGGTCACCTGCTCCGAGGTCACGGTGGGGGCAGACGCGCTGCTCGGCGCCGCGGGCAGCGGCTGGGCCCCGCTCGGCCGCGTGCTCGACCGCGCGACGGTCGCGCTCTGCGCCGAGATGTGCGGGGGAGCCCAGAAGGTGCTGGACATGACGGTCGAGTACGCGAAGATCCGGCAGGCCTTCGGCCGGCCGATCGGCTCCTATCAGGGCGTGAAACACCGTGCCGCCGACATGCTGGTGGACGTGGAGAACAGCAAGTCCATCACCTACTACGCGGCGTGGGCCCTCGACGAGAACTCGCCCGAGGCGCCGCTGGCCGTCAGCATGGCCAAGGCCTACGTCTCCGACGCCTTCCGCCGCGTCGCCGCGGCGGGCATCCAGCTGCACGGCGGTATCGGCTTCACCTGGGAGCACGACCTCCACCTCTACTTCAAGCGCGCCAAGGGCTCCGAGTTCACCTTCGGCGACGCGACCCATCATCGCGAGCGCGTGGCCCAGCTGGTGAACCTGTAG
- a CDS encoding response regulator: MIKRVREQVGRWMRRDAGATAPDALLFADHEEIRDISRQIRRTKVEMDRTVLSMRSWARDLGRRLAEGPRGLSRNEDLRALGETVGGLAHNFNNSLAAILAYTELMLRESESEAARRRLMVIRDVALEASATVRKLQEFVSRQPQVAFGPVGLPAVIAEALELTAPRWRDEAERKGTVIAVTQDMEALPPVEGNAFELRDALVRLINNAVDAMPRGGSLAIRAASEASGWVVVEVRDSGIGMSEEMRRRLAEHARGLQSGQGLAHVYDIVERHGGSVAIDSEIGKGTTVRLRLHASRFQIIPASEGPAERQTPPEQAARVLLVDDDPRLLTVLSDVLRTEGHAITIAANGEEALAVFDPAAHDVVITDLGMPRMNGWEVAERIKTRSPATAVFILTGWGEGVSAHESMQFVDRVIAKPVSAEALLDQLAGLTRSRVPPA, translated from the coding sequence ATGATCAAGCGCGTCCGGGAGCAGGTCGGGCGATGGATGCGACGCGACGCGGGAGCGACCGCGCCGGACGCCCTGCTCTTCGCGGATCATGAGGAGATCCGCGACATCTCCCGCCAGATCCGCCGCACCAAGGTGGAGATGGACCGCACGGTGCTCTCCATGCGGAGCTGGGCCCGCGACCTGGGCCGCCGCCTCGCGGAGGGCCCGCGCGGGCTCTCCCGCAACGAGGACCTGCGCGCGCTCGGCGAGACGGTGGGCGGCCTCGCGCACAACTTCAACAACTCGCTCGCCGCGATCCTCGCCTACACCGAGCTGATGCTGCGCGAGAGCGAGTCCGAGGCGGCGCGGCGGCGCCTGATGGTGATTCGCGACGTGGCCCTGGAGGCCTCGGCGACGGTTCGCAAGCTGCAGGAGTTCGTGTCGCGACAGCCCCAGGTGGCCTTCGGCCCGGTGGGCCTGCCCGCGGTGATCGCGGAGGCGCTCGAGCTGACCGCGCCTCGCTGGCGCGACGAGGCGGAACGCAAGGGGACGGTCATTGCGGTCACCCAGGACATGGAGGCGCTGCCCCCGGTCGAGGGCAACGCCTTCGAGCTGCGCGACGCGCTCGTGCGGCTCATCAACAACGCGGTGGACGCCATGCCGCGCGGCGGCTCCCTCGCCATCCGCGCCGCCTCGGAGGCCTCGGGCTGGGTCGTGGTCGAGGTGCGCGACTCCGGGATCGGCATGTCGGAGGAGATGCGGCGCCGGCTGGCCGAGCACGCGCGCGGGCTGCAGTCGGGCCAGGGCCTGGCCCACGTGTACGACATCGTCGAGCGTCACGGCGGCTCCGTGGCCATCGACAGCGAGATCGGCAAGGGCACCACCGTGCGGCTGCGCTTACACGCCAGCCGCTTCCAGATCATCCCGGCCTCCGAGGGACCCGCCGAGCGCCAGACCCCGCCCGAGCAGGCGGCCCGGGTGCTGCTGGTCGACGACGACCCGCGGCTCCTGACCGTGCTCTCCGACGTGCTGCGCACCGAGGGTCACGCCATCACCATCGCGGCCAACGGGGAGGAGGCGCTGGCGGTCTTCGATCCCGCCGCGCACGACGTGGTCATCACCGACCTCGGCATGCCCCGGATGAACGGCTGGGAGGTGGCCGAGCGGATCAAGACGCGCTCGCCCGCGACCGCGGTGTTCATCCTCACCGGCTGGGGAGAGGGCGTCTCCGCCCACGAGTCGATGCAGTTCGTGGATCGCGTCATCGCCAAGCCGGTATCGGCCGAGGCGCTGCTCGATCAGCTGGCCGGTCTCACCCGCTCCCGCGTTCCCCCCGCGTGA
- a CDS encoding benzoate-CoA ligase family protein → MDNAAALFIDGPVHEGHGDRAALVTPSGPVTYASLQRLTDRAAHGLRALGVEPEQRVAIRLPDGPAWAATFFGAIKLGAVAVPINTRLAPAALGTVLADCRPKVLVTQPTTDIERGAPAAPVRDFDSLVADAPSAPVRPEPMGPDAMAFWLYTSGTTGSPKAAVHCHRTLPACRHYGIDVLGVTSADRIFATSRLFFAYALGNALLIPLLARAATYLDPAWPDPAAVARVMGEFRPTLFFSVPTMYARFLRANLPSDAFASVRACVSAGERLPAEIYEAWRARFGVEILDGIGATETIFMVLSNRPGQSRPGSVGFPVPGTEARVLDADGRPAAEGEEGVLWVRTPSQAAQYWQRLDQSRRTFVGDWFRTGDVVRREPDGVHVHCGREDDFFKVAGQWVVPADVESVLLRHPGVLESGVVAAAESGGLVKPFVFVVARDATAEPEALRADLQRFLEGALAPHQRPREIRIVAELPRTDTGKLQRYRLRQMVDGQ, encoded by the coding sequence ATGGACAACGCAGCCGCCCTGTTCATCGACGGGCCCGTGCACGAGGGGCATGGCGACCGCGCTGCCCTCGTCACCCCGTCCGGGCCGGTGACCTACGCGTCCCTGCAGCGGCTGACCGACCGCGCGGCCCACGGCCTCCGCGCCCTGGGCGTCGAGCCGGAGCAGCGCGTGGCCATCCGGCTTCCCGACGGCCCCGCGTGGGCCGCCACGTTCTTCGGCGCCATCAAGCTGGGCGCGGTGGCGGTGCCGATCAACACCCGGCTCGCTCCCGCCGCGCTCGGCACCGTGCTCGCCGACTGCCGACCCAAGGTGCTCGTGACCCAGCCGACGACCGACATCGAGCGGGGCGCGCCGGCCGCGCCGGTTCGGGACTTCGACTCGCTGGTCGCCGACGCCCCGTCGGCGCCGGTCCGGCCCGAGCCGATGGGGCCTGACGCGATGGCATTCTGGCTGTACACCTCCGGCACCACCGGCTCGCCCAAGGCGGCGGTTCACTGCCATCGTACGCTCCCGGCGTGCCGTCACTACGGCATCGACGTGCTGGGCGTCACCTCGGCGGATCGGATCTTCGCGACGTCACGATTGTTCTTTGCGTATGCCCTGGGCAACGCGCTGCTGATCCCGCTGTTGGCCCGCGCGGCCACCTACCTCGATCCGGCGTGGCCCGATCCGGCCGCGGTGGCGCGCGTGATGGGCGAGTTCCGGCCCACGCTCTTCTTCTCGGTGCCCACCATGTATGCCCGGTTCCTGCGCGCGAATCTGCCGTCGGATGCCTTCGCCTCGGTCCGGGCGTGCGTCTCGGCGGGAGAGCGACTGCCCGCCGAGATCTACGAGGCGTGGCGCGCGCGCTTCGGGGTCGAGATCCTCGACGGCATCGGCGCGACCGAGACCATCTTCATGGTGCTCTCGAACCGGCCCGGGCAGAGCCGGCCGGGCTCCGTGGGCTTTCCGGTGCCGGGCACCGAGGCGCGCGTGCTCGACGCCGACGGGCGCCCGGCGGCCGAGGGCGAGGAGGGCGTACTCTGGGTCCGCACGCCGTCGCAGGCGGCCCAGTACTGGCAGCGGCTCGACCAATCCCGCCGGACCTTCGTGGGCGACTGGTTTCGCACCGGCGACGTGGTCCGCCGTGAGCCGGACGGGGTCCACGTGCACTGCGGGCGCGAGGACGATTTCTTCAAGGTGGCGGGGCAGTGGGTGGTCCCGGCCGATGTAGAATCGGTCCTGCTCCGGCACCCGGGCGTGCTCGAGTCGGGCGTGGTCGCGGCCGCCGAGTCCGGCGGGCTGGTCAAGCCGTTCGTGTTCGTGGTGGCCCGGGATGCGACGGCGGAGCCGGAGGCTTTGCGGGCAGATCTGCAGCGGTTCCTGGAGGGCGCCCTGGCGCCGCACCAGCGGCCGCGGGAGATCAGGATCGTGGCCGAGCTGCCGCGCACCGACACCGGAAAGCTGCAGCGGTATCGGCTGCGCCAGATGGTCGATGGTCAGTAG
- a CDS encoding acyl-CoA thioesterase, with protein MKVRWSESDPAGIVFYPRFFEWFDLGTEALFESLGLPWTEMFPAERIVGVPIVESGARFASPVRYGDQVRIHTTVSEVHEKTFRVEHEVSVGQRRCASGFEVRAWVARPEAPNGALAARAIPARIVALLKGESRP; from the coding sequence GTGAAGGTCCGGTGGAGCGAGTCGGACCCGGCCGGCATCGTGTTCTACCCGCGGTTCTTCGAGTGGTTCGATCTGGGGACGGAGGCGCTCTTCGAGTCGCTCGGGCTGCCCTGGACCGAGATGTTTCCGGCCGAGCGGATCGTGGGCGTGCCCATCGTGGAGTCGGGCGCTCGCTTCGCGTCTCCGGTACGCTACGGGGATCAGGTGCGGATCCACACCACGGTGAGCGAGGTGCACGAGAAGACGTTCCGGGTGGAGCACGAGGTGTCCGTGGGCCAGCGGCGCTGCGCGAGCGGCTTCGAGGTTCGCGCGTGGGTGGCGCGACCGGAGGCGCCGAACGGGGCGCTGGCGGCCCGGGCCATTCCGGCGCGCATCGTCGCCCTCCTCAAAGGAGAGTCCCGTCCATGA
- a CDS encoding RidA family protein: MKPEVVFTKSAPKTGFSEGTESPIAQGVKCGGLLFVSGQGPLDPVTKTIVSEDIAEQTRVTLDNVRAVLEAGGTSIANVVRVGVYLRDMDDFAVFNRVFKEYFQGVQPARTTVEAAPPRKGVNVEIDAVAWVP, translated from the coding sequence ATGAAGCCAGAGGTGGTGTTCACGAAGTCGGCGCCGAAGACCGGATTCTCCGAGGGAACCGAGTCGCCGATCGCCCAGGGTGTCAAGTGCGGCGGCCTTCTCTTCGTCTCCGGCCAGGGCCCGCTCGACCCGGTGACCAAGACCATCGTGTCCGAAGACATCGCCGAGCAGACGCGCGTGACGCTGGACAATGTCCGCGCCGTCCTGGAAGCCGGCGGCACCTCGATCGCCAACGTGGTGCGCGTCGGGGTCTACCTGCGCGACATGGACGACTTCGCGGTCTTCAACCGCGTCTTCAAGGAGTATTTCCAGGGCGTCCAGCCGGCCAGGACGACCGTCGAGGCCGCGCCTCCTCGCAAGGGCGTGAACGTCGAGATCGACGCGGTGGCCTGGGTGCCGTGA
- a CDS encoding extradiol ring-cleavage dioxygenase — MSPLAGAFLTVHTPRYCTLEAAFEGKLASEAFRPVRDGLVAQGEVVERARLDVTVINSCHLITTFPTVVDGTPRHRGVLTAQEAPEIIHGVGYDYPGDYDLAARLIAGGKAAGQQCVLANDVHYPLDYGTVMPMVCYLDRSQRTPIVPVSVCLSADLNEAHEWGRLTARVAAESGKRVGFVASGSVSHKLVRGPDRMPLPADQELDHRFARLLADGEFEKLWAWLPEFTSSSQAEMGGRHLAMLLGVVMESRQRFVPIVHAYGPSSGSGNYVISLLAA, encoded by the coding sequence ATGAGCCCACTTGCCGGTGCGTTCCTGACCGTCCACACCCCGCGCTACTGCACGCTGGAGGCGGCCTTCGAGGGCAAGCTCGCGTCCGAGGCCTTTCGCCCCGTGCGCGACGGCCTCGTGGCGCAGGGCGAGGTGGTGGAGCGGGCGAGGCTCGATGTGACCGTGATCAACTCGTGCCACCTGATCACCACGTTTCCCACCGTGGTGGACGGGACCCCGCGGCATCGCGGGGTGCTCACCGCCCAGGAGGCGCCCGAGATCATCCACGGAGTGGGCTACGACTATCCCGGTGATTACGATCTGGCCGCCCGCCTCATCGCCGGCGGGAAAGCGGCCGGGCAGCAGTGCGTGCTCGCCAACGACGTCCACTATCCGCTCGACTACGGGACGGTGATGCCGATGGTCTGCTACCTCGACCGGTCGCAGCGCACCCCGATCGTCCCGGTGTCGGTCTGCCTGTCCGCGGACCTCAACGAAGCCCACGAATGGGGCCGCCTGACCGCCCGGGTCGCCGCGGAGAGCGGCAAGCGCGTGGGCTTCGTGGCGAGCGGCAGCGTCTCGCACAAGCTGGTGCGGGGACCCGATCGCATGCCGCTGCCCGCGGATCAGGAGCTGGACCATCGGTTCGCCCGGCTGCTGGCCGACGGCGAGTTCGAGAAGCTGTGGGCGTGGCTGCCCGAGTTCACGTCGAGCAGCCAGGCCGAGATGGGCGGCCGGCACCTGGCCATGCTGCTCGGGGTGGTCATGGAATCGCGGCAGCGGTTCGTGCCGATCGTGCACGCCTACGGGCCGTCGTCGGGCAGCGGCAACTACGTGATCTCCCTGCTGGCGGCCTGA
- a CDS encoding ABC transporter substrate-binding protein: MMDEVTRRKFIGTAGLAAASAAMGPWVRRAGAQSDPVKIGLVLPYSGVYAVLGESITQGMELVFARENWTVAGRKIEMIKEDDEMKPPVGVRKTEKLIDSDKVDILTGPVHSGILMGMRDKVHNSKTILIVSNAGADAISRERCSKWIFRTSFSNWQPCQPMGGWVAKHVSKDVFLTAPNYQAGKDMMNAFKETYVAAGGKVVAEDYPKLGETDYAPYLTKIRQSGAKAVFAFFSGTDAVNFVKQYDQFGLKQSIKLTGAGFLTEPDVLPAQGKAALGVITGHFYTPVLDNPTNQRFVKEFQAKFGGKMPDGFACQGYDTAEVIVRALKAVNGNTQDKEKLVDVIAKSEFDSPRGRFRFDPKTHNVIQPYVYIREVKEVAGGLNNVPIDKVANVADPGTGCTLPA, from the coding sequence ATGATGGATGAAGTCACGCGGCGGAAGTTCATCGGGACGGCCGGGCTCGCGGCCGCCAGCGCGGCGATGGGGCCGTGGGTGCGACGCGCGGGCGCGCAATCGGACCCGGTCAAGATCGGCCTCGTGTTGCCGTATTCGGGCGTGTACGCGGTGCTCGGCGAGTCCATCACCCAGGGCATGGAGCTGGTGTTCGCCCGCGAGAACTGGACGGTGGCCGGGCGCAAGATCGAGATGATCAAGGAAGACGATGAGATGAAGCCGCCGGTGGGCGTCCGCAAGACCGAGAAGCTCATCGACTCCGACAAGGTGGACATCCTCACGGGTCCGGTGCACAGCGGCATCCTGATGGGCATGCGCGACAAGGTCCACAACAGCAAGACGATCCTGATCGTCTCCAACGCCGGCGCCGACGCCATCAGCCGCGAGCGGTGCTCGAAGTGGATCTTTCGCACCTCGTTCTCGAACTGGCAGCCTTGCCAGCCGATGGGCGGCTGGGTGGCCAAGCACGTCTCCAAGGATGTGTTCCTGACCGCGCCGAACTACCAGGCTGGCAAGGACATGATGAACGCGTTCAAGGAGACCTACGTGGCCGCCGGCGGCAAGGTGGTGGCCGAGGACTACCCGAAGCTGGGAGAGACCGACTACGCGCCCTACTTGACGAAGATCCGGCAGTCGGGGGCCAAGGCGGTGTTCGCGTTCTTTTCCGGCACGGACGCGGTCAACTTCGTCAAGCAGTACGATCAGTTCGGCCTCAAGCAATCGATCAAGCTCACCGGCGCCGGCTTCCTGACCGAGCCGGACGTGCTGCCCGCCCAGGGCAAGGCGGCGCTCGGCGTGATCACGGGCCACTTCTACACGCCGGTGCTCGACAACCCCACCAACCAGCGCTTCGTGAAGGAGTTCCAGGCCAAGTTCGGCGGCAAGATGCCGGACGGGTTCGCCTGCCAGGGCTACGACACCGCGGAAGTGATCGTGCGCGCGCTCAAGGCGGTCAACGGCAACACCCAGGACAAGGAGAAGCTGGTCGACGTGATCGCCAAGAGCGAGTTCGACAGCCCCCGGGGCCGCTTCCGCTTCGATCCGAAGACCCACAACGTCATCCAGCCGTACGTCTACATCCGCGAGGTCAAGGAGGTGGCGGGCGGCCTCAACAACGTGCCGATCGACAAAGTCGCCAACGTGGCCGACCCGGGCACGGGCTGCACGCTGCCCGCGTAG
- a CDS encoding branched-chain amino acid ABC transporter permease, with protein MPVDLFGQALNGLAYGVLLFLLSVGLTLIFGMLDVINLAHGSFYMLGAYAGLSLIAATDNFWLALLAAPLAVGLIGALIERSCLRPLYRRPPLDQVLLTFGFIYLFEDLVKWIWGGRIRSIPPPDLFSGSVSLGGTIIPSYRLFVIVFGLVMAVLLYVLIERTRLGAVIRAGVFDAEMTAGMGINIHRVFTAVFAFGAALGGLSGVIAGPIQSAFPSMGVTILIPALIVVVVGGLGSLKGSLVGSLVIGQAETFGKAWLPDAAMLIIYVVMAGIVLIRPQGLFGRPLK; from the coding sequence ATGCCGGTCGATCTGTTCGGGCAGGCCCTGAACGGGCTGGCATACGGGGTGCTGCTGTTCTTGTTATCCGTCGGGCTCACGCTGATCTTCGGGATGCTCGACGTGATCAACCTCGCTCACGGCTCCTTCTACATGCTGGGTGCCTACGCGGGGCTCTCGCTCATCGCGGCCACCGACAACTTCTGGCTGGCGCTGCTGGCCGCTCCGCTCGCGGTCGGGCTGATCGGCGCGCTCATCGAGCGCTCGTGTCTCCGTCCGCTCTACCGGCGGCCTCCGCTCGACCAGGTGTTGCTCACCTTCGGCTTCATCTACCTCTTCGAGGACCTGGTGAAGTGGATCTGGGGGGGGCGCATCCGCTCGATCCCGCCTCCGGACCTCTTCTCCGGCTCGGTCTCCCTCGGCGGCACGATCATCCCGTCGTACCGGCTGTTCGTCATCGTGTTCGGCCTCGTGATGGCGGTGCTGCTCTACGTCCTGATCGAGCGCACCCGTCTCGGCGCGGTGATTCGCGCCGGCGTGTTCGACGCCGAGATGACCGCGGGCATGGGCATCAACATCCACCGCGTGTTCACCGCGGTGTTTGCCTTCGGCGCCGCGCTCGGCGGGCTCTCCGGGGTGATCGCGGGGCCGATCCAGTCCGCGTTCCCGTCCATGGGCGTCACCATCCTGATCCCGGCCCTGATCGTGGTGGTGGTGGGCGGGCTGGGCAGCCTCAAGGGCTCGCTGGTCGGCAGCCTCGTCATCGGCCAGGCCGAGACGTTCGGGAAGGCGTGGCTGCCCGACGCAGCCATGCTCAT